The window TATCGCGGCGAGGGCACCGAGTACCAGGAGCTGCTCGACCTGATGGAGATGGTGATCGCGGCGCGCCGCGGCGAGGCCGCCGACAATCCGCGGCTGGTACCCCTCGGCGCGGCGAGCAAGGCGCTCGAATCAGCCCCCGGGCAGAGCTCCCTGGTCGCCGAGCTGGTCGGCGAGTACGCCTTCCCGCCGGCGCCCCTCGGTTTGCCGGAGCGCACCCGCGTCGAGGCCCGCAATCAGGACGGCCGGCTGATCATGCACTCCCCCGCCGCCGGCACCTTCGAGCACTTCCCGCAAGGCGGAGACTGGCTCCTCGAGGAAGACAGCTACGATCGCTACCGAGTGATCCGCGACGCTTCCGGGAAGATCGCCGGCGTCGCCGACGCCGACACCATCCTGCAGGGCGCCGTGATGGCGTCGGTACGCGGCGACGGCGCCACCGAGCGCCGCCTGAAGGCCCTGATCGCCGACGAGGAAGGCCTCGGGGTCGAGCTCGGCCGCACGCTCCTCGCCCTCTTCGAGCGCCCCAAGAAGACCGAGAAGGCGATTCGCGCCCTGATTACCGACCAGCGCCGGGGCGAGATCGAAGGGCGCATCAACGGCTTCGGCTACCGCTATCTCCAAGCCGACGCCCACCACAAGGCACGCCGAGTCTTCGAGCTCAATACCCGCCTGTTCCCGCAGGCCTACAACACTTGGGACAGCCTGGGTGAAGCCTGCATGATCCTCGGCGAGAAAGAAGAAGCGATCGCCAACTACCAGAAGTCCCTCGAGCTCAACCCGGAGAACGACAACGCCCGCGACCAGATCGCCAAGCTAAGGTCCGGCGACGGCTGAGCCCTCGTCGGCCAGCACGGGCCAGGCGAGGGCGGGATCGTCGTGTTGTTCCATCCAGGCGCGGAGCTGTTTCTCCAGACGCTCCGCCGTCGCCCGATGGGCCGGATCCCGGATCAAGTTGTCGCCTTCTCGCGGATCCGCCTCGAGGTTGTAGAGCTCGCGCCCGCGGGCCTCGTCGCGAAACAGGATCAGCTTGTGGCGCGGCGTGCGCACGGCACGAAAGACCCAGGGGAGGAAGCGTTCGGTAGCCTCGTCGGACCACTCCGCAAAGGCCTCCGAAAACCCTTCCACCCGCGGCTGTCGCAAGGCCGGCAGGGCATTGCGCCCGGGCCAATGGGTCGGGATCTCCGCCCCCGACAGGGCGACCATCGTCGGCGGCAGGTCGAGGCCCGAAAGGGCGGCCTGGGAGGTGCCCTGGAACCCCGCCTGGGATGGCGCACGCACGATCAGCGGCACCCGTAGGGAACCCTCATAGGGCACCACCTTGCCGGCGGCCCCACGCGAGCCGATGCCGCGCTCTCCCATCATGAAGCCGTTGTCGCCGAAAAACACCACCACCGTCGACTCGGCGAGGCCGGCCTCGTCGAGGGCCGCCAACACCCTTCCGACCTGCTCATCGAGGGCCGAAACGGCTTCGTAGTAGTGCAGCCAGTCGTTCATCTCGACATCCGTCGGGAAGCCCGCGGGCAATAGCTCGGCGATGGTCTTGGCGGCATAGAGCGCTTCGATGTGGGGCGGATTCGGCGCGAAGGGCCCGTGCGGCGCGGTGAAGGCCAGCCACAGCATGAAGGGCCCTTTCTGAGCCTGCTCACCGGTCAGAAAATCGATCGCCGAGTCGGCGAAGACCTCCTGGGTGAAGCCGGCGACCAGCTT is drawn from Acidobacteriota bacterium and contains these coding sequences:
- a CDS encoding sulfatase-like hydrolase/transferase, whose product is MVQSERSRGWAVWAMVVACVYSGGWAEADAGEDRVASERPNILFITSDDHRWDALGAAGNPAVHTPHLDRLARQGIYFPQATTSVSQCLPVRASLLTGLLSHQHGAYAHQNQAPRARRPDSFSDLPTVPSLLRGQGYETVLVGKWHLASDPWKVGFSQTRVWLPTGGEKFKGARLCHGESRERKLVAGFTQEVFADSAIDFLTGEQAQKGPFMLWLAFTAPHGPFAPNPPHIEALYAAKTIAELLPAGFPTDVEMNDWLHYYEAVSALDEQVGRVLAALDEAGLAESTVVVFFGDNGFMMGERGIGSRGAAGKVVPYEGSLRVPLIVRAPSQAGFQGTSQAALSGLDLPPTMVALSGAEIPTHWPGRNALPALRQPRVEGFSEAFAEWSDEATERFLPWVFRAVRTPRHKLILFRDEARGRELYNLEADPREGDNLIRDPAHRATAERLEKQLRAWMEQHDDPALAWPVLADEGSAVAGP